The Candidatus Parvarchaeota archaeon genomic sequence AGGCCTATTGACGTGTAGTCAAGGCCGATGCTTTTGAGGAAGACTGGAATGACAAACAGGTTGATTAGCCCGTCCATGCTTGCCTCAAAAAGCATCACGATTGTGGTGAGTGTGAAAAGTTTTCCCCTGCCAAACAGGTTGAAAGAGTCGCGTATTTTTCCGAAGTCCAACCCTCCAATCCCTGCCCTGTGCTGCCTCATTCCAATCGCAACGTAGAGGCCTGCTGCCCCAACCGCGCTAAGGAACAAAAACGAGTAGTCAAATCCAAGCGTGTTGAGAATGTACCCGCCCCCGACGGCCCCAAGGGCTATTGCGGCATAGCGGATGCTTACAAGCCTTGAAGTCGCCCTTGCAAAATCAGTGGGGGGCGTGTCTGCCATAACCGCATTTCTGTTGACAGCCCAGATTGATGCCTGCTTTAAACTGTCCACGGCCCTGCCTGCCAAAAAACCTGCCGGCGAGGAGGAGAGCATATATATTATGGGCGAGACCGCGCAACAGGCGGAGCTTAGGACAAAGTAAGCCTTATACCCAAACGACTCGGCTACTGAAGCAAGTGCCGTCCTCAAGACGGTGTAAATAAGCGGCAGGGAGGATATTATGGCCCCAACCATTCCAAGCTCCATGTTCCTGTGAAGCAGCAAAAGCGGCAGTATCATTCCAGTGGCGCTTATGGCAAAAGCATCTAGGAAATTTGCTGCCAACACCCGTTTCATACTAACAGCCGCCTCAGTTTTCAAGTCAAACAAGCAGTAGACATCTGAATTGGCAAGGTAAATTAAAAAACCTAGTCCGCCTGCTGGCTTTGTTCTGGAAAAACTGCGGAAAAAATGCGCATAAGTGGACACGAATTTTGCCAAAAAACCAGCGAATTCAAAACATATTTAAACCCCATATGTA encodes the following:
- a CDS encoding MFS transporter, with amino-acid sequence MKRVLAANFLDAFAISATGMILPLLLLHRNMELGMVGAIISSLPLIYTVLRTALASVAESFGYKAYFVLSSACCAVSPIIYMLSSSPAGFLAGRAVDSLKQASIWAVNRNAVMADTPPTDFARATSRLVSIRYAAIALGAVGGGYILNTLGFDYSFLFLSAVGAAGLYVAIGMRQHRAGIGGLDFGKIRDSFNLFGRGKLFTLTTIVMLFEASMDGLINLFVIPVFLKSIGLDYTSIGL